AAGTAGTACATGAGTATGCGGGTTTTCTGTCAGCTTCTCTGTATTGCATGCATTCTGTATTCTACTGAACCAAGGTGCTTCTGAGTGCAGACTGGTTTTTTAACGCCTGCGTCAAAACTATGAGGAACTTCACAAGGCTGCCGcatctcacactcacacacgcaggcacacacacacacacacacacagacacacaacacagccatacaaacacacagaaatgtgtttttttccctctctgttgctccaaaacaaaaaacaaaacaaaacctaaaactCCACCAACGCCAGTTTATCTTTCCCAATATGAGGGAATAAATTAGCTGCATAAAATGCttctttataaaagaaaaagatatttaTATAACTGTACACCTTATCTATACAGCATAAAGACAGGGAGCATGTAAGAAGGGAAATATTCTCCAGAAATTAGACAAGATTCTGGCTCTAGCACCCTTATCCCTCCAACACATGCGCTCCTCTTCCCCTTTATTTCTGGGAGATGGAACATCCCTCGCTCAGCCCAGCGAGGCCAGTTTTCCATGAATAGCAGGACTTTTCATTCATCCTCACGTTGTCTTTGTCCAGGACAGACGAGTGAGCTGAGCGCAGGGGAAGCCCCATCTCTCTCTGTTGGTTTGTCACTGGGAGTCAGACCTGCCAGGTCCTGGTTTCGTCCGACCCGCCCAGCGGCTCCGTCCATCAGTAGCTTCAACTTCAGTTCTGTCCACTCTGTGGGAAGCGAAACATCAAGGGTCTCCACACATGACCCTGTATTTTTGAAATGTCCTGCAGCTCAGCCCGAGTCTGAGTCGCTTGTGTccgaagatgaggaggaagaagatgatgaggaggaaTCTGAGGAGGAGCTGCTGGCGCTGAGACGTGACGGCTGGGTGTGGGTCTCTGCTGCAGGTTTCTCTGCTGGAGGAAACAAAATACCATCTGTCAAGACCTTGTTGAACCAAAATTTAAAAGATTAGTAAAAAACATATTGAGATAAATCATTATGGTTATATTTTCCCATCAGTGTGACTGTTGGCTCAATGTAATACACAACTTGTATTATTTCTAACAATTATTAACACATTATAGAAAGATCCTGTGCATGAggcaaaagcaaaataaagaagCCAGGAAAGGAAATATATCTATTCAACAGAGTCCTCATTCCTAACTGTCTGTCCTTTTGAATATCTGGACACTGAAGACTCTAATGCTAATAGTGTATTCATAAATCTGAATGGACGACTCACGTTTGGTCTTTGGGGGCTTTTTTCCGGAGTTGAGCTGGCCACTGACGTCCATCAGCCTCTTCTCCAGCTCCATTTGTTTCTCCAGAGCGAGCTCTTCCCGGGACTTTCCGGCACTGTTCTTTTTACTTGCTGCGTGCAAAAAGTTAGAATATTAGTCAGATGGGCGAAATGTACTGCGTTACCAAAACTCCCCAGCTGATATTTTATACTGAATACTTCAAGGCTACGACCTCAAACAACTGTTCTCCTTTCTTCTACTAACCATATGGCTTCCGAGGTTTCTTCCTCAGACATGTCATGACGTATCTCTCCAGCTCCCGCAGCGTAGACGGCTTCAGCGTCTCGAAGTCGATCTCAATCTCCTCGGGGTTGGTGTCTCGAAGTGAGGGCTCGCGGGACTGGATGATGTAAACCACGCGGCCCAGCTTCTCGCCAGGGAGCTTGTTGATGTCGAGGCTGAGTTGGCGCTTCTCGTCGTACGACATTGGTGCTGtgtcctcctcttcatctgaGTCGAAATGACTCACTATGGGATCGTGGATCACCTGAGGCACGTTAATCATCATAGCACTCTTTTTGGATCTGGGACCAGAAGAAGAGACTATTAGACGATGTCAGATGGATGGTCAACAGTATTATGTTTACATCTTTGACAACAAGCAGAAAACTGCTAAATTTCTCTATTCCAACATTATCGGCAGACATCAACACTTACTTGctcttgctgtttttctttctgggAGCCTTGGTCACTGGTATTACAGGACACGCCACTGGTCTGTTGCTCTTGGGTTTCGGCGTTTTTGTGCTTTTAGGGGTCTTGGCTGGCCTTACAGGTATGACCTCCTCCTCTACTCTCCGATGCTTCTCTTTCtccaccttcttcttctttttcttgtctttcttctctttctttttcttgggTTTGATGATGGGGCCCTGGGACAGTGCAGTGAGCTGCTCGTGTACGGCTTTTAGCTGAAAGTatacagaaagacagaggtAAGTCATGTGTCACCAAGGGGCACGGAGGAAAAGGGGCAGCTAAAACCTGTACGAAGTTCTACTTCATGGTCTGATGTGGATTTGCGTACGACGACAGTCTAACCTGTTCTTGCAGCTCTGCCAGCCTGTTGGCCCTCTCCTCCTCAGAGTCCGAGCTGGGGCTGCTCTCGCTCTCTTCGCTTTCACTGCTGAGCTCACTTtcagaggaggatgaagaggaggaggatgaagaggaggagctaGGTGGTGCTGGAGGCTCATCTGGCATCTTAGCAAAGCAGAACTCAAAGACATCCTAGCAAAAAGGATTATGTGTCAGTATgcgagttaaaaaaaataaaacaaggcaGATGAGGAGAAGCAGAATTAACCTGCTGCGAAGCAAAACAGGCAAATGGAATTTGCTTCTCTAAAATAAAAGGGCATCACCTGGAGTTTTCTGGCCATGGCCACCACGTCGTGGTCAGGAGGGTTGTACTTGTAGCAGTTGGAAAACATCAGTCTGACATCAGCAGAGAACTGCTGGGCATCACGATACTCCCTACTGTCCATCTTTCGCTGAAGAAGAGTAAGTTAGATATtagcaaatactgcatttggggcaaagaaaaattatttgcCTCACTATCTAGTGTAATTAGACCTTGCTGATGAAAGTGAATCACAACTTCCAGCAAAGAGTTTccatcaagaaaaaaaactgaaaggaggCTACATTACAAGTAACTGCCTACATCTTTAGAATACATGAGGTGTGGTGTAAAAGGGCCATGTGTTTGACAATGTCACAGCAGTGACCTGTTTCCATTCTACACCCACAGCTGCAACTGCAGTTTGCAAATCCTTTGCATTGGAAACCAGGCAACACCCCCATTCTATCAATCTCTGAAGTTCAGTACCTTGATGGTGCTGAGGTCCATGGGCTGTTTGATGATTTCGTGGTAGTCGTGAAGACCAAGCGATGTGGCATCCACAGGCTTGTAGAAGGGCCAGGCGTACGCAGCGTGCTTCTTTGAAAGCAAATCCTTCAGGACCCCACTGCAGTAGCGCAGTTGCGGGCTCAGCTTGCTGCGACGCATCGGTGGCGGCTGCACTGAATCTGGTAAATCCTTCTTAGGGGGCTTGATGGGTCGTCCACTCACTCCTCTCCTGCCCCCACCTGCTGCTTTGGTACCCATCATTACTGTTCCATGCCCCATATTCAtacccattcccatccccatgCCCATGCCCTGACTGATGCCGAGCCCTTGGTTCATCCCCAGGCTGGAGCTGTGGTCCACCCCTAGAGAAGTGAGGGTGAGGGGCGAGTCACGTCCCCCACCCATCCCCAGGCTGACGCTCATGGTGCTCATGATGGGCATGCTTACAGTGGTGGGAGTGGTTGTGTCTGCTTTCCTCTTCACaccttttttctgttgttgaagAAAAAGAGTATGGGTCAGAGCCCATCACGCTTTTTTGCTGTGGTCATGGTGAATTTGATTCGCTCTTCTGTAACATTTCGAATGCACAAATACAGAATGTCAAATACAATTACCTTAGCAGTGGGCTGTGTGGGAGGCAGACTAGTAATGGTAGGGAGGCTCTGTTCATTTGAAAGCATAGGAAGCAGGCTTTTGGACAAAATAGTCTGTGGGGGGATTGAGAGAATGTGGTCTGGTGTTTCTGGTGTGGAGGGGGAGTATGCTGACTGGGAGACAGCTGGGACTTGATGAGCCGTGGTGATTCCTCCAGAAACTGAGAGAAAATTGAGACACAGATTTAGTACAATGTATATTTTAACGCCCCTGCATATGGTGATTGCAGATAAACGTAGTCAGTGCTCACCTGCATTTCCTCTGCCTTTTTTGGCAGGTTTTCCTGGTTTGCTCctgggaggtggaggagacAGCTCTATCTCATCAGGGGGCATCTGAGCCACTTTTTGAAGGAAGGCCTTCTCCAGAGACTGGGCCATGAGTACTATGTCATCTGTAGGCTGCAGAGGTGGACAAAATGGttacaacagcagaaaaatgcacaaaacccaaaaaccaacaacagtcactaaaaaaaacaaaaaaaacaacaagcaaaacagTACTAATGCTGCATCTCAGATTTTCATATTTACGCAACTGGATCTCGTTAGATTTTGCAATAACAGTATACTCTTCGTCACATGTACAGATTATGAGTCGTTATCTTAGGGTcacactgtctcacacacacatacatgagcCTCACCTTGTTATAAATGTAGCAATTAGTAAACATGGTGTTGAAGTCCTGCATGCACTCGCTGGCACTGCGGTAGTAGTTATTTTCTAATCTCCTCTTAATAGTGCCCATGTCCATGGGAGTTTTGATGATCTTATGATAGTCCTGCAAGGAGAAATTGACTTTAAATTTTGACACACTGATGAGACATAAACACATGTAAAGAGTGAGGTTGCTCCTACAAATACGGAAGCCACCCTCCCCTAGGATCCTCTAGTTTTGATAATGTCTTGACATTCATACTCACAGGCAAGTTGAGCTTGACTGCATCAACAGGTTCATGGAAGGGCCATGCAAAGTGGTGCCTCCACAAAGACTTGAGCAAGACCTTCTGTAGGAACTGAAGTTGGTTGGTCATCCTTCCCTGACGGCTGGGGTCTTTCACTGTGGGCTGTGGGGGCCCCAACGCGGCTAGCTGACTTAGGTGGGGCATCCCAGGACTCTCAAAGCCCTCAAAGAGCAGTGAGGGCTTACGGATGCGTTTACCTGCCGTGCCAGAAG
The nucleotide sequence above comes from Channa argus isolate prfri chromosome 1, Channa argus male v1.0, whole genome shotgun sequence. Encoded proteins:
- the brd2a gene encoding bromodomain-containing protein 2a isoform X1: MDMAVNQLLDSSLGGVDLGLMGVATMDHTSGTAGKRIRKPSLLFEGFESPGMPHLSQLAALGPPQPTVKDPSRQGRMTNQLQFLQKVLLKSLWRHHFAWPFHEPVDAVKLNLPDYHKIIKTPMDMGTIKRRLENNYYRSASECMQDFNTMFTNCYIYNKPTDDIVLMAQSLEKAFLQKVAQMPPDEIELSPPPPRSKPGKPAKKGRGNAVSGGITTAHQVPAVSQSAYSPSTPETPDHILSIPPQTILSKSLLPMLSNEQSLPTITSLPPTQPTAKKKGVKRKADTTTPTTVSMPIMSTMSVSLGMGGGRDSPLTLTSLGVDHSSSLGMNQGLGISQGMGMGMGMGMNMGHGTVMMGTKAAGGGRRGVSGRPIKPPKKDLPDSVQPPPMRRSKLSPQLRYCSGVLKDLLSKKHAAYAWPFYKPVDATSLGLHDYHEIIKQPMDLSTIKRKMDSREYRDAQQFSADVRLMFSNCYKYNPPDHDVVAMARKLQDVFEFCFAKMPDEPPAPPSSSSSSSSSSSSSESELSSESEESESSPSSDSEEERANRLAELQEQLKAVHEQLTALSQGPIIKPKKKKEKKDKKKKKKVEKEKHRRVEEEVIPVRPAKTPKSTKTPKPKSNRPVACPVIPVTKAPRKKNSKSKSKKSAMMINVPQVIHDPIVSHFDSDEEEDTAPMSYDEKRQLSLDINKLPGEKLGRVVYIIQSREPSLRDTNPEEIEIDFETLKPSTLRELERYVMTCLRKKPRKPYASKKNSAGKSREELALEKQMELEKRLMDVSGQLNSGKKPPKTKPEKPAAETHTQPSRLSASSSSSDSSSSSSSSSSSDTSDSDSG
- the brd2a gene encoding bromodomain-containing protein 2a isoform X2; translated protein: MDMAVNQLLDSSLGGVDLGLMGVATMDHTSGTAGKRIRKPSLLFEGFESPGMPHLSQLAALGPPQPTVKDPSRQGRMTNQLQFLQKVLLKSLWRHHFAWPFHEPVDAVKLNLPDYHKIIKTPMDMGTIKRRLENNYYRSASECMQDFNTMFTNCYIYNKPTDDIVLMAQSLEKAFLQKVAQMPPDEIELSPPPPRSKPGKPAKKGRGNAVSGGITTAHQVPAVSQSAYSPSTPETPDHILSIPPQTILSKSLLPMLSNEQSLPTITSLPPTQPTAKKKGVKRKADTTTPTTVSMPIMSTMSVSLGMGGGRDSPLTLTSLGVDHSSSLGMNQGLGISQGMGMGMGMGMNMGHGTVMMGTKAAGGGRRGVSGRPIKPPKKDLPDSVQPPPMRRSKLSPQLRYCSGVLKDLLSKKHAAYAWPFYKPVDATSLGLHDYHEIIKQPMDLSTIKRKMDSREYRDAQQFSADVRLMFSNCYKYNPPDHDVVAMARKLQDVFEFCFAKMPDEPPAPPSSSSSSSSSSSSSESELSSESEESESSPSSDSEEERANRLAELQEQLKAVHEQLTALSQGPIIKPKKKKEKKDKKKKKKVEKEKHRRVEEEVIPVRPAKTPKSTKTPKPKSNRPVACPVIPVTKAPRKKNSKSKSKKSAMMINVPQVIHDPIVSHFDSDEEEDTAPMSYDEKRQLSLDINKLPGEKLGRVVYIIQSREPSLRDTNPEEIEIDFETLKPSTLRELERYVMTCLRKKPRKPYASKKNSAGKSREELALEKQMELEKRLMDVSGQLNSGKKPPKTKQKPAAETHTQPSRLSASSSSSDSSSSSSSSSSSDTSDSDSG